A single uncultured Acetobacterium sp. DNA region contains:
- a CDS encoding LysR family transcriptional regulator, translating to MDIRHLKIFIAVEETGSMSATAKQFFVTQPSVSQVIKELETYYNVLLFERLGKRLYITEAGKHLSTMARIVIRQFDELEENMSVAGRKEVVRIGATITVGACLLSSLMADFKKNNPEIESFSYVNNTKMIEERLLKAELDIGLVEGEIKHPDLVVEPVIDDYLVIACSRHHRFAGCKQVAARELEKEVFVMREEGSGTRELFMDFTRTNGLNLNIGWEVTAPEIIKSIVIKNNCLAAISIRLVEEEVQNGEIYVIRHPDSIWNRTFNLVYHKNKHLSPGMMGFIDVAREYGNAGILNVEPAGRLI from the coding sequence ATGGATATCCGTCATTTAAAAATATTTATTGCGGTGGAAGAAACCGGATCGATGTCGGCAACGGCCAAGCAATTTTTTGTCACCCAACCCTCGGTCAGTCAGGTCATCAAAGAATTAGAAACCTATTACAATGTTCTGCTTTTTGAGCGACTGGGTAAACGTCTGTACATCACCGAAGCCGGAAAACACTTAAGCACCATGGCCCGCATTGTGATCCGTCAGTTTGATGAATTGGAAGAAAACATGTCCGTTGCTGGCCGCAAAGAAGTAGTCCGGATAGGTGCAACCATCACTGTTGGCGCTTGCCTGCTTTCGTCATTAATGGCTGACTTCAAAAAAAATAACCCGGAGATTGAAAGCTTCAGCTATGTCAATAATACCAAGATGATCGAAGAACGTCTCTTGAAAGCGGAGCTGGATATCGGGCTGGTGGAAGGTGAGATAAAACACCCAGATCTGGTCGTTGAGCCGGTTATCGACGATTATCTGGTGATTGCCTGCAGCCGTCATCATCGCTTTGCCGGATGTAAGCAGGTAGCAGCCCGAGAATTGGAAAAAGAAGTCTTTGTAATGCGGGAAGAAGGCAGTGGTACCCGGGAATTATTTATGGACTTTACCCGGACCAACGGTCTTAATCTGAACATTGGCTGGGAAGTGACCGCTCCGGAAATTATCAAATCGATTGTGATCAAAAACAATTGTCTGGCCGCTATTTCGATTCGATTAGTTGAGGAAGAAGTACAAAATGGGGAAATTTATGTAATCAGGCATCCTGATTCAATCTGGAATCGAACCTTTAACCTGGTTTATCATAAAAACAAGCATCTTAGCCCGGGAATGATGGGTTTTATCGATGTTGCCAGAGAATACGGAAATGCTGGTATTCTAAACGTGGAACCCGCCGGACGGCTCATTTAG
- a CDS encoding NAD(P)/FAD-dependent oxidoreductase, whose translation MQAFEHVFQPLKIGKLTAKNRIEVSPAEPMLASLDGYVTNEFITYTAAMAKGGAGIVTVGDSPVTKDYAAHSKYVINLSDNYVVHGLFQLTDAIHRYGALANIELNLRDEEHLPADFTKDEIKSIIQDFADAAERCKKAGFDMVMLHGGHGHVVANFYSQAMNKRTDEYGWDTMENRCRFANELIDAVRERIGTEMAIEWRISGDELTPGGVGVEDALAFAKSIQHKIDMIHVSVGNLYDPMTIGMMIQPAYIPVATNVRFAQQFKEELDIPVVTVGSFNMELAEDALANGQADMVAMIRGFIADPDLVNKAKDGIADEIRPCIRCCICTGDPDPHASPKPIRCSVNPLVGREGQITEIPKAEISKKVVIIGGGCAGMEAARWLATGGHQPIIIEKNAQLGGSLIPAAANPIKGDVSRYLDWSVNLTEKMMDIEVRKNTLATKALIEAENPDALIIATGSSPIIPKLPGISKDKVVLAMDVDMGKATVGKKVVLAGAGLTGTETALTLVNQGHEVTVIDMQTVDEIDRNGLAGILTYATLRGMAAQAGVLLREKVKLVEVSDDGVVIEKEDGTTEDLLCDTVVLSLGVRPNCQVIAELSGLVADTTIIGDCTKPGNITSAVREGFYAALNIN comes from the coding sequence ATGCAAGCCTTTGAGCATGTTTTTCAACCGCTGAAAATCGGAAAACTCACCGCCAAAAACCGAATTGAGGTCTCACCGGCCGAGCCGATGCTAGCATCACTGGACGGTTACGTCACCAATGAATTCATTACCTATACCGCGGCCATGGCCAAGGGTGGGGCCGGGATTGTCACCGTTGGCGACAGCCCGGTTACCAAAGACTATGCCGCCCATTCCAAATACGTCATCAATTTGTCTGACAACTATGTGGTTCATGGCTTGTTCCAGCTTACCGATGCCATTCATCGTTATGGGGCGCTAGCCAACATCGAATTGAATCTGCGGGACGAAGAGCACCTGCCAGCAGATTTCACCAAAGATGAAATCAAAAGCATCATCCAGGATTTTGCCGATGCTGCCGAGCGCTGTAAAAAAGCTGGCTTTGATATGGTCATGCTTCATGGTGGTCACGGTCATGTAGTGGCCAATTTCTATTCTCAGGCGATGAACAAACGGACCGATGAATACGGTTGGGACACCATGGAAAACCGCTGTCGTTTTGCCAATGAGCTCATCGATGCGGTGCGGGAACGGATTGGTACTGAGATGGCCATCGAATGGCGGATCAGCGGCGACGAGCTGACCCCAGGTGGAGTAGGCGTGGAAGACGCCCTGGCCTTTGCTAAATCGATCCAACATAAAATCGATATGATCCACGTTTCAGTGGGAAATCTTTATGATCCGATGACCATTGGGATGATGATCCAGCCGGCTTATATTCCGGTGGCCACCAACGTCCGGTTTGCCCAGCAGTTTAAGGAAGAACTGGATATTCCGGTGGTTACCGTCGGCTCGTTTAATATGGAACTGGCTGAAGATGCCTTGGCTAATGGCCAGGCTGATATGGTCGCGATGATCCGGGGTTTCATTGCCGATCCCGATCTGGTCAACAAGGCAAAAGACGGCATTGCCGATGAAATCCGCCCCTGTATCCGCTGTTGCATCTGCACCGGGGACCCGGATCCTCATGCTTCACCCAAACCGATCCGTTGCAGCGTCAATCCATTAGTCGGCCGCGAAGGGCAAATTACCGAGATACCCAAAGCCGAGATCAGTAAAAAAGTCGTCATCATTGGCGGCGGCTGCGCCGGTATGGAGGCCGCTCGCTGGCTGGCCACTGGTGGGCACCAGCCCATCATCATTGAAAAAAATGCTCAATTGGGAGGCAGTTTGATTCCGGCCGCCGCCAATCCGATTAAGGGTGATGTCAGCCGCTACCTGGACTGGTCCGTAAACCTGACCGAAAAAATGATGGATATTGAGGTTCGCAAAAATACTTTGGCCACTAAAGCGCTGATCGAAGCGGAAAACCCCGATGCCCTAATCATCGCCACTGGCAGCAGCCCGATTATTCCCAAGCTGCCGGGAATCAGCAAAGACAAGGTAGTGCTGGCTATGGATGTGGATATGGGCAAAGCGACTGTCGGCAAAAAAGTTGTTCTGGCCGGGGCCGGCCTAACTGGTACCGAAACGGCACTAACCTTGGTCAATCAGGGGCACGAGGTAACGGTTATTGATATGCAGACGGTGGATGAAATTGACCGAAACGGTTTGGCAGGGATTCTGACCTATGCCACCCTCCGGGGAATGGCCGCTCAGGCTGGGGTTCTGCTACGAGAAAAGGTGAAGCTGGTGGAAGTGTCGGATGATGGTGTAGTCATCGAAAAAGAAGATGGCACCACTGAAGACTTGCTTTGCGATACAGTAGTTCTGTCATTAGGGGTCAGACCCAATTGCCAGGTCATTGCGGAATTGTCCGGCCTGGTAGCGGATACGACGATCATCGGGGATTGCACAAAACCGGGTAATATCACCTCCGCTGTCCGTGAAGGATTCTACGCTGCACTGAATATAAATTAA
- the gshAB gene encoding bifunctional glutamate--cysteine ligase GshA/glutathione synthetase GshB gives MFINNHDGLELSTAMLIDAAERRGIAVDILDREDNFIRLKKGSKTEYIKQATRTSADSYIAPLIMENKEVTKLILREKGINVPSGIKVKSAAEAMVHYQAFRGKDIVIKPKSSNFGLGIVIHKNLQCENCYRTAVIQAFAHDTSVLIEEFVLGKEYRFLVIGDEVVGILHRVPANVVGDGVHTIEALVAEKNRNPLRGKGYVTPLEKIQLGKTEIAFLSEQNKSIETIPENGETVFLRENSNISTGGDSLDFTDNIIDDYKAIAMAAAQAVGARICGADIIIKDIHEKPDATNYSIIELNFNPALHIHNYPFVGENRHVDDKVLDLLEF, from the coding sequence ATGTTTATAAATAATCATGATGGATTGGAATTATCAACAGCGATGCTGATTGATGCCGCCGAGCGGCGGGGCATTGCGGTTGATATTTTGGATCGGGAAGATAATTTCATCCGGCTTAAAAAAGGCAGTAAGACCGAATACATCAAACAGGCGACTCGGACATCGGCCGATAGCTACATTGCCCCCTTAATTATGGAAAACAAAGAAGTCACCAAGCTAATTCTCCGGGAAAAGGGCATCAATGTGCCATCGGGGATCAAAGTTAAATCGGCGGCGGAAGCGATGGTGCATTATCAAGCGTTCCGGGGCAAAGATATCGTGATCAAGCCCAAATCTTCCAATTTTGGTCTGGGGATCGTTATCCATAAAAATCTCCAATGCGAAAACTGCTATCGGACGGCGGTGATCCAGGCATTCGCTCATGATACATCCGTCTTGATTGAAGAATTTGTGCTCGGCAAGGAATATCGGTTTCTGGTGATCGGTGATGAGGTTGTGGGGATTCTCCACCGGGTTCCGGCCAATGTGGTGGGCGATGGGGTTCATACCATTGAAGCGTTGGTGGCTGAAAAAAACCGGAATCCGCTGCGGGGGAAGGGCTATGTCACGCCTCTGGAGAAGATCCAACTAGGGAAAACTGAAATTGCTTTTCTCAGTGAGCAGAATAAATCCATCGAGACCATTCCCGAGAATGGCGAAACCGTCTTTCTCCGGGAAAACTCCAATATCAGTACCGGCGGGGATAGCCTTGATTTTACCGATAATATTATTGATGACTACAAGGCCATTGCAATGGCGGCAGCCCAGGCAGTCGGTGCCCGGATCTGCGGTGCCGATATCATCATAAAGGATATTCACGAAAAACCCGATGCCACGAATTACAGCATCATCGAGCTGAACTTTAACCCGGCCCTGCATATCCACAATTATCCCTTTGTCGGCGAGAACCGCCATGTGGACGACAAGGTGCTGGATCTGCTGGAGTTTTAG
- the hgcB gene encoding mercury methylation ferredoxin HgcB, producing MKNRYFKNVVSLNLEKSRCVGCRRCLEVCPHLVFELFEGQSLIRDKDACMECGACAMNCPTDAITVKTGVGCASAILKSIFTGAEPSCDCEGGHESDSSCC from the coding sequence ATGAAAAACCGTTACTTTAAAAATGTCGTTTCCCTCAATCTGGAAAAAAGTCGTTGCGTCGGGTGCCGACGCTGCCTTGAGGTTTGCCCGCATCTGGTCTTTGAATTGTTTGAAGGTCAGAGTCTGATTCGCGACAAAGATGCCTGCATGGAATGCGGGGCCTGTGCCATGAATTGTCCCACTGACGCTATTACCGTGAAGACCGGGGTAGGATGCGCTTCGGCTATTCTCAAGAGCATCTTTACCGGAGCCGAACCCAGCTGCGATTGTGAAGGTGGTCATGAATCGGATAGCTCCTGCTGTTAG
- the hgcA gene encoding mercury methylation corrinoid protein HgcA: protein MTGKIETPIGIVPQITTRLNFKDVLGGWKVRWGIGRMNYKINPGFYGVGSPDQDSPILVSGNYKLSFDALRKELTGLNAWILVIDTNGINVWCAAGKGSFGTKEIVSRLDKTRLREIVSQRNIILPQLGASGVIAQAVFKESGFRVSYGPVRASDIKTFLEAGMVATDSMRTVRFTLYDRLVLTPIELVGTIKQSLMIFGVVFLLNFVVTEPFGLIDVGTYIGAVLIGCVLTPVLLPFIPGKAFAFKGWLLGLMGTLAIIASKHETISLGIPLVGLFGYLLAFPAIAAYYAMNFTGSSTFTSHSGVQKEMRIAIPGLLFSISAGALLLLINHLY, encoded by the coding sequence ATTACCGGGAAAATTGAAACTCCGATCGGAATCGTCCCGCAGATTACTACCAGATTAAATTTTAAAGATGTGCTCGGTGGATGGAAAGTCCGCTGGGGTATCGGCAGAATGAATTATAAAATCAATCCCGGTTTTTATGGTGTGGGCAGCCCCGATCAAGATTCGCCGATTCTAGTCTCAGGCAATTACAAACTTTCTTTTGATGCTTTGCGAAAAGAACTCACCGGGCTGAACGCGTGGATTCTAGTCATCGATACCAATGGTATCAATGTCTGGTGTGCCGCCGGAAAAGGAAGCTTCGGTACCAAAGAGATCGTCTCAAGACTGGACAAAACCAGGTTAAGGGAAATCGTATCGCAGCGCAACATAATTTTGCCCCAGTTAGGTGCATCGGGCGTAATCGCGCAGGCTGTTTTTAAAGAATCTGGATTTCGGGTCAGTTATGGACCCGTCCGAGCCAGTGATATTAAAACCTTTCTCGAGGCTGGCATGGTTGCAACCGACAGCATGCGAACCGTCAGATTTACGCTGTATGATCGACTGGTGTTGACCCCCATTGAACTGGTTGGCACGATCAAGCAGTCCCTGATGATTTTCGGGGTAGTGTTCCTGTTGAACTTTGTGGTAACAGAACCGTTTGGTCTTATCGATGTGGGGACATACATCGGCGCTGTTTTAATCGGCTGTGTGCTGACCCCAGTCTTATTGCCGTTTATTCCCGGAAAAGCGTTTGCCTTCAAAGGCTGGCTGTTAGGTCTGATGGGTACGCTTGCCATCATTGCCAGTAAACATGAGACGATCAGTTTGGGAATTCCTCTGGTTGGCTTGTTCGGATATCTGCTGGCCTTTCCGGCCATTGCTGCCTATTACGCGATGAACTTTACCGGGTCATCAACCTTTACATCACATTCCGGAGTTCAGAAAGAAATGCGGATTGCGATTCCCGGGTTGCTTTTTTCAATCAGTGCTGGCGCTCTCCTGCTTTTGATTAATCACCTGTATTAA
- a CDS encoding CrcB family protein: protein MKKYYFIAAGGAIGALLRFKLKTSPSLFQSGDQLLNLALTILLINLIGCLILGMLNAVFSKTDRFSTELKLGLTTGLVGAFTTYSTFCKASINILDAGYLRIFCYYVAASIILGLGAVYTGHLIGHYLVHPVGKSLVSRFSFDYN from the coding sequence ATGAAAAAATACTATTTTATCGCCGCCGGTGGCGCCATTGGGGCGCTGTTGCGGTTCAAACTTAAAACCTCGCCGTCACTTTTTCAATCCGGGGACCAGTTGCTGAATCTAGCCTTGACCATTCTGTTAATTAACCTGATTGGGTGCCTGATTCTGGGGATGTTGAATGCGGTGTTTTCCAAAACCGACCGATTCAGTACTGAGCTGAAACTGGGTCTGACCACCGGATTGGTGGGCGCCTTTACTACCTACTCAACCTTCTGCAAGGCGAGTATCAATATTCTTGATGCCGGTTATCTGCGGATTTTCTGTTACTACGTGGCCGCATCAATCATTCTCGGATTAGGAGCGGTTTACACTGGTCACCTCATCGGCCATTATCTGGTGCACCCCGTTGGCAAAAGTCTGGTATCCCGCTTCAGTTTTGATTATAATTAA
- the crcB gene encoding fluoride efflux transporter CrcB, translated as METLCVILGGALGSTTRYYLGKRFASRHQHIPVGTFVINVSGAFLFGVVTGLDISTLLYGLFAEGFLGAYTTFSTFMFEDFVMLQNNRILSAMIYIMATLLLGFLAFYGGFQLSTALAGNGI; from the coding sequence ATGGAAACTTTATGCGTCATCCTTGGCGGCGCTCTGGGCAGTACCACCCGATATTATCTGGGGAAACGCTTCGCTTCCCGGCATCAGCACATCCCCGTTGGCACCTTTGTCATCAATGTGTCCGGCGCCTTTCTATTCGGTGTGGTAACTGGTTTAGACATCTCAACGCTTCTTTATGGTTTGTTTGCCGAAGGTTTTCTGGGCGCCTACACAACCTTTTCAACTTTTATGTTTGAAGATTTTGTCATGCTGCAGAATAACCGGATCCTCAGCGCCATGATCTATATCATGGCCACGCTGTTATTGGGCTTCCTCGCTTTTTATGGCGGATTCCAGCTTTCAACTGCTTTGGCCGGCAACGGCATTTAA
- a CDS encoding bifunctional diguanylate cyclase/phosphodiesterase, whose product MNRKKINQFFNTLIYKESDANSRMYGLEFWRNRIFSLLSFFLIVLGGPIMLYGAYLFYLAGSFALAGIEVAIFIIIAIAVYKKQMRMDIRKFLVILSIYCLSILLLVYTGPYGAGMISVVFTFVLAVSLLNKEQNQRFFIINIIVFIMLTFLLGNGIFNGTPIELFAKNWLINAFVAQICVTVLIYLFNMIYDGLESQTREIIESQALIAVSEEKYRLLADTTADVIWVFNVTTRKFVYISPSIRELRGYTVEEAMTERLEESMIFDSYQNFIEEITQTMPEFVKNPTVPKRYIIEIQQPCKNNEIVWVETSSRYRYNNLDEIEVVSSSRNINERKLKEAEFHYIDFHDQLTGLLNRKALTNTFYESKNKKSLASVIIINIDNFRIINEALGHQEGDRVLLELAIKILKQVDNIGVVYRYGGDEFVIIVESIECVYVQSLVREILKSISTQFMAAKQLFYLTASIGISVGSALEKIEQTVRNAETALYAAKKEKNKIVSYVPEMDQSRTREAILEKDLKCALENDEFELHYQPIYDLKNGVINHAEALLRWNHQEFGRIPPFDFIPIAEKTKLIIPITDWVIEQVCNKIKHWQEIGIADMTVSINISILSFENRGAELTESVAGRIRAAGINPASVKLEITESILIRDTEEIITVFQDLKKIGVKLALDDFGTGYSSFGCMKDLPLDIIKLDRSLISNIVMDEREQMIVESMITIIQGLDIQVVAEGIETEEQLRFLENYNCDFIQGFFFSRPLSPDAFENYYFSMNRADLSPTR is encoded by the coding sequence ATGAATAGAAAAAAGATCAATCAATTTTTCAACACCTTGATTTATAAAGAATCCGATGCCAACAGTAGAATGTATGGCTTAGAATTTTGGCGAAACAGAATATTTTCATTGTTATCATTTTTTCTGATTGTTTTGGGTGGACCGATTATGCTTTATGGTGCGTATTTATTTTATCTGGCCGGGAGTTTCGCGCTGGCTGGGATTGAGGTCGCCATCTTTATAATCATTGCCATTGCTGTGTACAAAAAACAAATGAGAATGGATATTAGAAAATTTTTGGTCATCTTGAGTATCTATTGCTTAAGTATCCTGTTGCTTGTTTATACGGGTCCATATGGAGCGGGGATGATCAGTGTGGTATTTACTTTTGTACTGGCCGTATCGTTGCTGAACAAGGAGCAGAACCAGCGGTTTTTTATAATTAATATCATTGTTTTTATTATGTTAACTTTTTTATTAGGAAACGGCATCTTCAATGGAACGCCTATCGAATTGTTCGCAAAAAATTGGTTGATTAATGCATTCGTCGCGCAGATATGTGTCACCGTGTTAATTTACTTATTTAATATGATCTATGATGGCTTGGAGAGTCAAACCCGAGAAATCATCGAATCCCAGGCACTGATTGCTGTCAGTGAAGAAAAATATCGCCTTTTGGCGGATACAACGGCTGATGTTATCTGGGTATTCAATGTAACGACCAGAAAATTCGTCTATATCAGCCCATCAATCCGAGAGTTGCGAGGTTACACCGTAGAAGAAGCGATGACTGAGAGACTGGAAGAATCCATGATCTTTGACAGTTACCAAAATTTCATCGAAGAAATTACCCAGACGATGCCGGAGTTTGTCAAGAATCCAACGGTACCGAAGCGCTACATCATAGAGATTCAACAGCCCTGTAAAAATAACGAGATCGTATGGGTGGAAACCTCTTCAAGATATCGTTACAATAATTTGGATGAGATCGAGGTGGTCAGTTCCAGCCGAAATATTAATGAAAGAAAGCTGAAAGAAGCGGAATTCCATTATATCGATTTTCACGATCAGTTGACTGGCTTATTGAATCGAAAAGCACTCACAAATACCTTTTATGAGAGTAAAAATAAAAAAAGTTTAGCATCCGTTATTATTATCAATATCGATAATTTCCGGATAATTAATGAGGCACTTGGCCATCAGGAAGGTGATCGGGTGCTTTTGGAACTGGCAATAAAGATATTAAAGCAGGTTGACAATATTGGGGTAGTCTATCGCTATGGTGGGGATGAGTTTGTCATTATTGTCGAATCTATTGAATGTGTTTATGTTCAATCACTGGTAAGGGAAATACTAAAATCAATTTCGACACAGTTTATGGCGGCGAAACAGCTTTTTTATTTGACCGCCAGCATCGGAATCAGCGTTGGATCAGCGTTGGAAAAAATCGAACAAACTGTCAGAAATGCCGAAACGGCATTATATGCTGCCAAAAAGGAAAAAAACAAAATTGTCAGCTATGTTCCAGAGATGGATCAATCAAGAACTCGGGAAGCAATTCTAGAAAAGGATTTGAAATGCGCCCTGGAAAATGATGAATTTGAGCTTCATTATCAGCCCATCTATGATCTTAAGAATGGTGTGATCAACCATGCTGAAGCGCTGCTTCGCTGGAATCACCAGGAATTTGGCAGAATTCCGCCGTTTGACTTTATCCCCATCGCAGAAAAAACAAAACTGATTATACCGATTACCGACTGGGTCATCGAACAGGTTTGCAATAAAATTAAACATTGGCAGGAAATTGGCATTGCAGATATGACGGTCAGTATCAATATCTCGATATTGTCGTTTGAAAATCGTGGCGCTGAACTGACCGAATCGGTTGCCGGCAGAATCAGAGCAGCTGGGATCAATCCGGCAAGTGTCAAGCTTGAAATAACAGAGAGTATTTTGATTCGGGACACCGAAGAAATCATCACTGTTTTTCAGGATTTGAAGAAAATTGGCGTAAAACTGGCCCTGGATGATTTTGGAACCGGATATTCATCTTTCGGCTGTATGAAAGATCTGCCCCTCGATATTATTAAATTAGATCGTTCGCTGATCAGTAATATTGTCATGGATGAGCGGGAGCAAATGATTGTGGAATCAATGATTACCATTATCCAGGGCCTTGATATTCAAGTGGTTGCCGAAGGGATTGAGACAGAGGAACAACTGAGATTTTTAGAAAACTATAACTGTGATTTCATTCAAGGATTTTTTTTCAGTCGGCCGCTATCTCCAGATGCGTTTGAAAATTACTATTTTTCGATGAACAGAGCTGATTTATCGCCTACAAGATAA
- a CDS encoding cupin domain-containing protein — MVEQIFKLTGGNEKVVEKVILDENLHYMHIIINQSDGFPEHYTNATVYMTVVRGFVSLQLDDQDYYAYPAGTVLKIPFHTKMNLNNFNPETLELIIVKAPPPTELPE; from the coding sequence ATGGTAGAGCAAATTTTCAAACTTACTGGAGGAAATGAAAAAGTTGTTGAAAAGGTAATTCTTGACGAAAACCTTCATTATATGCACATTATTATCAATCAGAGTGATGGATTTCCCGAGCATTATACTAACGCCACGGTGTATATGACGGTGGTGCGGGGGTTTGTCTCGCTACAGCTTGATGATCAGGATTACTATGCCTATCCCGCGGGTACGGTTTTAAAGATTCCCTTTCATACTAAAATGAATCTCAATAATTTTAACCCGGAAACTCTAGAGTTGATCATTGTCAAGGCACCGCCACCGACAGAATTGCCGGAATAA
- a CDS encoding hemolysin family protein, with amino-acid sequence MVIQILFLFLLVLLNAFFAASEMALISLNDTKIKVMAEDGNKKAKQLVKLLGEPSRFLATIQIGITLAGFLASAFAAESFADPIVTILKQYDLPISEGVLKATTLVVITMILSYFTLVLGELVPKRIAMKKSEGIAFFAVGILSVLSKITAPVVKLLTVSTNFFVRLAGIDPHSDDDDVTEEEIRMMVDVGEERGAINEREKTMINNIFEFNNKTVSDIMTHRVDLFSVSASIELEELISYVKDEKYTRIPVYEGTVDNIIGILHVKDLIFLINETSTADFKIIHKMRKPYYVSTGKKIDELFVDLQKAKTHIAVVIDEYGGTAGIVTMEDLIEEIVGNIFDEFDEEEIEFKKIDDQTYEVSGMISLDDLEELLDTDFPIEDYDTFSGFLIGLIGNIPTMEDVQEIEYRHLKFRILEVSEKRIEKAIVYIGDMDAYVDQNN; translated from the coding sequence TTGGTTATACAAATTTTATTTTTATTTTTATTAGTTCTATTAAATGCGTTTTTTGCAGCGTCAGAAATGGCTCTGATCTCATTAAATGATACGAAAATCAAAGTGATGGCAGAGGATGGCAATAAAAAAGCCAAACAACTGGTCAAACTGTTGGGAGAGCCCAGCCGCTTTCTGGCAACCATTCAAATCGGCATCACCCTGGCCGGGTTTCTGGCCAGTGCCTTTGCAGCTGAGAGCTTTGCCGATCCCATTGTGACGATTTTAAAACAGTATGACCTCCCGATTTCGGAGGGCGTATTAAAAGCCACCACCCTGGTAGTGATTACCATGATTCTTTCATATTTTACGCTGGTTCTGGGAGAACTGGTACCAAAACGAATTGCCATGAAAAAATCCGAAGGGATTGCTTTCTTTGCCGTGGGGATTCTATCGGTTTTATCAAAAATCACCGCCCCGGTGGTGAAGCTCTTGACCGTTTCGACCAACTTCTTTGTCCGGTTGGCGGGCATCGATCCCCATTCGGATGATGACGATGTCACTGAAGAAGAGATCAGAATGATGGTGGATGTTGGTGAAGAACGTGGTGCTATCAACGAACGTGAAAAAACGATGATCAATAATATTTTTGAGTTTAACAATAAAACGGTCTCTGACATTATGACCCATCGGGTCGATTTATTCAGTGTATCGGCATCGATTGAGCTTGAAGAATTGATCAGTTATGTCAAGGATGAAAAATATACCAGAATCCCTGTTTATGAAGGGACCGTGGATAATATTATCGGAATTTTGCATGTCAAGGATCTGATTTTTCTGATTAATGAAACATCAACCGCTGATTTTAAAATCATCCACAAGATGAGAAAACCCTACTATGTTTCCACCGGCAAGAAAATTGATGAATTATTTGTGGATCTACAGAAGGCCAAGACCCACATCGCCGTGGTGATTGACGAATACGGCGGCACCGCCGGGATTGTCACCATGGAAGATTTGATTGAAGAGATTGTTGGTAACATTTTTGATGAATTCGATGAAGAAGAAATCGAGTTTAAAAAGATAGATGACCAGACCTATGAAGTCAGCGGCATGATCAGTCTTGACGATCTGGAAGAATTGCTGGATACCGATTTTCCAATTGAAGACTATGATACTTTTAGCGGATTTTTGATCGGCCTGATTGGAAATATTCCCACCATGGAAGATGTTCAGGAAATCGAGTACCGGCATTTAAAATTCAGGATTCTAGAAGTTTCTGAGAAACGGATTGAAAAGGCAATTGTCTATATTGGCGATATGGATGCATATGTGGATCAAAATAATTAG